Below is a genomic region from Cloeon dipterum chromosome 2, ieCloDipt1.1, whole genome shotgun sequence.
gaaataatttagaaagaaaaaatcgataaaatttacatttttcaacaaGTTTTCATTGAGGACgtaaaaatttaccaaaataaaaaccatcaTTTGATCCAAAGAATCCAGATacgtttgattttatttcttcctgaagttaaaaaacaattagcgttcaacgtttaattttttattgatggcttctatttttttaagcaaatgtTTTATGCTATGGAAATAATAGCCAGCAGTTTATTCATGCTAAATCTACGGAATGGTTTAACAGAAAATACCTAGAATtaacaagattatttttttaatttttctaaaagtaAATACAGGCTAAGGATATGCGTCTATAAACCGCAACATATGTTAtgtattaatatttacattcaTTTTTAGAACCTCTAGTTTTATGACAGGATTTTCAGGTACTGCGCTGACTCGGAAGTGGTTTCTTCACAATGCGGTGTTATGGGAGGTGCCGGTGCGACGTAATCATCCTGTTCTTCCGGTTCAGCAGGGCCGACGTCGTCGTACTCAACTGGAGCATGAGGCGCCTCTCCAAATTCCTCGAAAGTCCTCGGCCTCACCGGCATTGATTTTACTTTCTTCACACAGCACGGGCTATGGCATATCGGCTTCTCGTAGGGATCCACAGGAGGGGGTGTGCAAGGGGGCCGGTGGTATATGACTTCATCGTACAGCCCTTCGTCATCGTATCCGGTCAGAACGGAAGTTGCGGCGACAATTCTCgagttttcattttgaacTTCCTGGTTTTCACGCAAAACGGACATTTGCTGGGCTTCGTTGGTGATTTTTGAAAGGGATTTCTTCCTCTTTTGTCTCAGATGGAGCCAATGAATGATTAGACTCGACAGGATGACGGTAAATACGTTGGAGCAGATCAGAATGATATTAAACATTCGACATTGGTCCAATTCTTCTGTCAGGATGATACTCTCCTGCTCCTCAGGAACAGACAAGCTGCATCTTTCTGTAATGGTAACAGGAATTTGTGTTAGGTCTTTTGGGATGTATTCAGGAAGAAACTTACCTGGTGTGGAATCGAAGATATATGATTTTGCGCCGACTGCAACCTTCAAAAGCCTGTATCTTGgccttttaagaaaatcaaccTCCGTGATCCAAAGCGTTCCATTTTggtccaaggcaaaagtaaacgGCCAGTAAATATTCAGACCAGCGACCTAAAACCAAGCAATGCCCCGACCCAAAATGATTACCGTCTACAGAGTGCATGAAGGTTTCTTGAAGTTTGTTATTGAAATGTATAAAGCAGAGTGaaatatttgatcaaaatatttatcatttgtACTGTCAGATCGCGTAATTCCTGTatagaacaaaatttgttcGAGGATCCAAAAATTCTtatgttattttaaactgGTGCGACCTACCTCATAAAAATCCTGCTCTTCCAATGGCTGGGAAGTGTTCCAgaagtgtatgtgtgtgtgtttattcgCCAAAAAGGCGACATACATGGTCCCGTGGTTGTCCATCAGCGTTCTATAAGAACTAATTCCAGTCCAGTTTCCGATTAAATTCGGTTGTGCAGTTAGAGTTCCGTTGCGAACTGCGTCAACGGAAATTGAATACAGCTCAGTGGAGTTGAAGTTGCCAATGTAGAGCTGTCTCGGTTCCATTTTAGGGGAAATGGCAATGGAATAGGCTCTTATTCCTGGCGTGTCCATGATCCAGgattcttttcttttcaaactaaaCACGCCAATGTATTGTTCATCCCACCGCGAGATGTAGGCCAAGGTTCCGTTCGGTGTTTCATCAAGCACCAAGTCGTGCATCCATTTTAGAAAAGGAAATCGATGAATTAGTTTGGTCTCGTCTTTGTTGGACAAGTTGATGGTCCAAAGTTTGGCATTGCAATTGTCACTACCCTGATCGAGCACCCACAGCCTCCCAAGAGAATCCACCTCCATTCCTCTTGCTccttcaattttgttgcagtcTCCCAATccctgcaaaaatataaattgattgcATGGTTCTATTTTAAAACCGGGTCAACCGGGTTGCAGATTCTGAACAACTTTCCccattgaatataatttaattttgctacttACATGCATGTCCCACGAAGGAAATGCAGTGAGCTTCGGGGACACAGAGGtcgcgctgctcgtcggcaagGAGACCAGACTGACCGGTATGCCAGTGTTGTAGTATTCAGGGCTAATGAAGATCCTTGAACCGTGCACTGCCATGTAACGAGGTACAATATTctctagtttaaattttccatctttCAAGGCCTGTTCCCTGCTCGCCTCTgacggccactcgtagtcaaaaaaatcccactgGAAGACTTGAGTGAAGTTAGCGGCGGTGGCAAGGGATGAAAGGCCAAGCAAGAAAATGGCGTACAAGAACGGAGTCATGCTCATTTTCCAACTATTAACAAAAAGgaacaaaagacaaaaaattatacaatttttattgtttgttctAGAATTAATCGATcgcttttatttgtaatttattttaatgctgttttttattatttaaatcagattGGAAAACAACGGGCTGCACGGAAGACGGAAGTATAGAAATACACTTTGCGGCTGCCTTTTATTTGATAAGAATTTGAGTGAAAGTTATAGCAGATCAAGGCATTCAATCGTTTATtatccatttaaatttactcaagTGGAATAAATTGCtcgaatttaataataatgagaggaaattttaaaatgacgaTTCTTTGCAGGCGCCGACCGCAGAAGCTTAATTacgagcaaaaaaaaaacgcagccGCTCATCGAGGGagaaatcgaattaaaattcaaggaatgaaatttttagaaaaagctCAATCTATTTGGACTTTTTCTGGAGGTCTCTAAGGGAACGAGTCGTACCTGACTAACCTTTATGGCTCCGAGAGAATGACAAATGTTTCCGCTTCTACTAAATTACCCAAGATCAGGTGCAAATTCATGAATcgtcataattattttctagcaacgattaatttttatggtaGATTATAGATGAATTAAGCACATTTCCGGAGATTAAGCTAAAATAAACTGCGTTCCATACTTTGAACCCAGAAATTTTCGGGGGTTTCCCTTGATAAAtccaaaagtttaaaaagcagcCTGTGCGGCCAGTAACTTGAGACaacttcttttaattatttgcttacCGATTTTTATGAGGCGAAAGGGTGCGAGAGGAATGTGCGGCACTTGTCTTGCTCTCGTCTGATCGGTGATTGCCGCTCCCCCGTAGTAGCCACCGCTCGCGGTTTCTGATAACAGTGTGTGTTGTTTCCCatcttcaataaatttattttattttcataagcAGGTTTTGTTATTTGCGTCAGAGGTTCGATAAGAAACCAAAGCCGGCCAAACcgcagaaataattgaaaaattcaatcgcTCACTCGGCTCGTTTGGAAATAACTTCGTTATCTCGTAAATGCAGGAAAATGTGGACTGAGCGATTGGAAAACGCTTTCTACAAG
It encodes:
- the LOC135937406 gene encoding uncharacterized protein LOC135937406, with the protein product MHSVAGLNIYWPFTFALDQNGTLWITEVDFLKRPRYRLLKVAVGAKSYIFDSTPERCSLSVPEEQESIILTEELDQCRMFNIILICSNVFTVILSSLIIHWLHLRQKRKKSLSKITNEAQQMSVLRENQEVQNENSRIVAATSVLTGYDDEGLYDEVIYHRPPCTPPPVDPYEKPICHSPCCVKKVKSMPVRPRTFEEFGEAPHAPVEYDDVGPAEPEEQDDYVAPAPPITPHCEETTSESAQYLKILS